The Nocardioides sp. sequence ACGGCCTCGCGCGTGGCCAGCGACTGCAGCCCGGACACCGTCTGGAACGCGAACAAGACCACGAAGACGGAGCCGATCACGATCGTCCAGCCCAGCAGGGTCACCTGGCGCGGACGCTCATCGCTCGGGGAAGTCACGAGGACATGTTTTCAGACGTACGAAAATCGCCGGCAGGCGCTCAGGCGCCACCCAGCGCAGCACGGCTGCCACCGGAGACCCTCGGACCTCTTCCCAGATCCGCGCGCTGACCAGCGGCATATCCCTCCCCCATCCCGCCGCCCGAGAGCCGGCGTCGTGGCGCGGTGCGCAGATCGTCGTACGCCGCACGCATCGCCTGCTCGGCCAACGCCGCCCGGTCGGCCAGCACCAACGCCGCCGACGTGCCCTGCGCGGCAAACCTCTCCTCGGCCGCTGCCGCTGCCTGTGCCTCCGCCTCGCGGAGGCGGTCACCGACGGCATGCCCGAAGCCGAGCCACCACGAGCGTCGGTAGGCCCCCGGGTGCTCGTCCCAGGGGACTCCCGCCCGCGCCAGGTCACGGCTGCCCTGCACCAACAGGCTGGTCAGCAGGATCTCGACCAGGGTGAGGTCGGACGCATGGCCGAACAAGTGCAACGAGAAGGTGCTGTTGCCAGCAAGGCGCGCCTTCTTGATCACGCTGCGACAGCGCAGCGCGTCGGCGAAGCTCGGCGCCCAGCCAGGCCTTCTCGTACCCATAGGGCGCGAGCAGGTCCACAACGCGATCCCCCATCGGATCGCGTCCCGGATCGGATTGGGCCAGCAGCGCTTCATCGATGCCGTAGCGCGCCATCAGGTCGGCCGCCTTGGCCGTGAAGGCCTCGGCCTCCGCCGGCGTACAGGCCGGATCCTCAGCCTGAGCCAGCAGCTTGCGGATCCGCGCCAGTCGGTTGTCGTCGCTCATGTCTTCTCCTCGTCCCGAGACGCCTCATACGAGGCGAGGAGTCAACCCTGACACCGACCACCGACATCGAGGATCAGGTGCGAAGCGTCAGCCCGTCCTCGCCCACGTCCACGGAGACCGTGCCGCCGTCGACCACCTGACCGCTGATCAGCATCCGCGCGAGCGGGTCACCGATCGCGGTCTGGATCAGCCGTCGCAGTGGCCGCGCGCCGTACGCCGGGTCGTAGCCGGTGTCCGCCAGCCACTGCCGGGCCGCGTCACTGACCACGATCGCGATCCGGCGTACGGCCAACCGCTTCTCCAACAAAGCCAGTTGCAGGCCGACGATGTGCGCGAGGTCGGCCTTCGACAACGCCTCGAACATCACGACCTCGTCCAACCGGTTGAGGAACTCCGGCTTGAACGACGCGCGTACGACACCCATCACCGCCTCGTGTTTGGCCTCCGGCGACATGGTCGGGTCGACCAGGAAGTTCGAACCGAGGTTGGAGGTCAAGATCAGCAACGTGTTGCGGAAGTCGACCGTACGCCCCTGGCCGTCGGTCAGTCGTCCGTCGTCGAGCACCTGCAACAAGATGTCGAAGACCTCCGGGTGGGCCTTCTCAACCTCGTCGAGGAGCACGACGGAGTAGGGCCGACGGCGTACGGCCTCGGTCAACTGCCCACCTTCGTCGTACCCGACATAGCCCGGAGGCGCACCGACCAGTCGCGAGACCGAGTGCTTCTCGGAGTATTCGCTCATGTCGATGCGGATGATCGCGCGCTCGTCGTCGAAGAGGAAGTCCGCCAGGGACTTGGCCAGCTCGGTCTTGCCGGTGCCCGTAGGGCCGAGGAAGAGGAACGAGCCGGTAGGACGGTTGGGGTCCGCGATGCCCGCGCGCGAACGACGTACGGCATCCGATACGGCATTGACCGCCGCCTTCTGTCCGATCAATCGCTCACCGATGACCTGCTCCATCTCCAGCAGCTTGGCCGTCTCGCCCTGCAACATCTTCCCGGTGGGGATGCCGGTCCAGGCCTCGACGACCTCGGCGATCTGCTCGGCTCCGACCTCCTCGCCGACGAGCGGTTCGAAGTCGGCCTGCTCGGCCATCTCGACCTCGGCGATCTTCTTCTCCAACTCGGGGATCGACTCATAGCGGATCTTGGACGCCGCCTCGAGGTTGCCCTCGCGCAGGAACTTGTCGGCCTCGATCTTCAGCTGATCGAGTGCACGGCGCAGTTCGCCCTCGCCCTGGAGTTGGTCGCGCTCGCGCTCCCATCGGTTCTCCAGCCCACGCAACTCCTCTTCTGCGTCGGCTAATTCCTGACGCAGTGCGGCCAGCCGCTCCACCGACGCGGGGTCGGTCTCCTTCTCCAGCGCGAACTGCTCCATCTTGAAGCGGTCGACCTGGCGCCGCAGCTGGTCGATCTCCTCGGGTGAGGACTCGATCTCCATCCGCAGTCGCGACGACGCCTCGTCGATCAGGTCGATCGCCTTGTCGGGCAGTTGCCGCCCGGTGATGTAGCGATCGCTCAAGGTCGCCGCCGCGACGAGCGCCGCGTCGGTGATGCGTACGCCGTGGTGGGCTTCGTACTTCTCCTGGATCCCGCGCAGGATCTGGATGGTGTCCTCGACGGACGGCTCGCCCACGAAGACCTGCTGGAAGCGACGCTCCAGCGCGGGGTCCTTCTCGATCCGCTCACGGAATTCGTCGAGTGTGGTCGCACCGATCATGTGCAACTCTCCGCGCGCGAGCATCGGCTTGAGCATGTTGCCCGCGTCCATGGACGAGTCGCCGCCGGCACCGGCGCCGACCACGGTGTGCAGTTCGTCGATGAAGGTGATGACCTGACCGCCGGCCTCCTTGATCTCGTCGAGCACTGCCTTGAGTCGCTCCTCGAACTCGCCGCGATACTTCGCACCGGCCACCATGCCGGCCAGGTCGAGCGACAGCAGGCGTCGTCCCTTGAGCGAGTCGGGCACGTCGCCCGCGACGATGCGCTGGGCGAGCCCTTCGACGACGGCGGTCTTGCCGACGCCCGGCTCGCCGATCAGGACCGGGTTGTTCTTCGTACGCCGCGACAACACCTGGATGACTCGGCGGATCTCGGCGTCTCGCCCGATCACGGGATCGAGCTTGCCGTCCTCTGCGGCGGCGGTGAGATCGACCGAGAACTTCTCCAGCGCCTCGTACGTCGATTCGGCCTCGGGGCTGGTGACCCGACGATTGCCGCGCACGGCCGTCAATCCCTCGCGCAGCCCGTCGGCGCTCAGACCAGCGTCGAGGAGCACCTGCTGTGCCGAGGACTCGACCGTCGCCAACCCGATCAGCAGGTGCTCGGTCGCGACATAGTCGTCCTTCATCGAGGACGCCAGGTCGAGCGCCGCCGCAAGGACGCGCGTCAGGGAGGCGGAGGCGGCCGGTTGCTGCACGGTCTGGCCCGACGCGGTGGGCAGCGCGCCCTGGACGCGCTCGGCCGTGGCAGTCAGCGAGCCGACCTCGACACCGGACTTGGTGACCAGCGACTTGGCGGTGCCCTCCTCCTGACGCAACAGCGCGACGAGCAGGTGGATGGGCTCGGTCTGGGTGTTGCCGGCCTTGGTCGCCGACAACTGGGCAGCCTCGATCACCTCGCGGCTGCGGGTGGTGAACTTCTCGGCTCCGAACTGACTCAACGCAGGTCTCCTTCGGTGGAACGAACTGTGACTGCCGCGTTTCGCCACCGCGCGGCTGTCGGGACCACTGTGGTCCTTGTCGATTCAACACCCCAGAAGTTGAGTCGATTCCCCTCAACTTTGACGCAATCACAGGACGAACTTTCCGGGTCGGGAGACCATCGGAGCATGCGTACGGTGACCACCCTCTCGTACGACGTCCGCTCCTCGGGAATACCTGACAACATCCGGGGAAGGACAGTTCTCGACCCGGGGCAGCCCAGTTCCGGGCCCTTGAAGCCAAACCTCGGAAAGGTCCTTCACGTGTCTACCCATCTCAAGAGAGTCGGCGCCCTGGCGGCCGCGGCTCTGGTGATCTCGGGCCTGCAGGTCGGCGGCACCACCGCCGCCAGCGGTACGCCCGCCGCAGCCGCCTCCAGCAAGCAGCCTGCGGTGCCCGAACTGATCTCCGGCTCGAACATCTCTGCTCGCTCGGCGACGCTGCCCAAGAACAGCCTGGCCACACGTGAGCGCCTGGTCACCTTCGACGGACGCGCCCTGCCTGCCAAGGCGAGCGGCCAGAAGGTCGCGCTGTCCTTCTTCGACAACGCCCGCTTCGTCGCCAAGGTCGAGCACGTCGGTGGCAACAGCCTCTACAAGTCGTGGAGCGGTCAGCTCGCCGACGACCCGCTCGGCACCTTCGTGGCCGTGCAGGTGGGTGAGACGTTCCGGGCCGCGGTGATCTCCCCCAAGGGCTCGTACTCATTGACCCGCGCCAGCGGAACCCAGAGCGTCTACCGCGCCGCGCAGTTGTCGGCTCCCAAGCACGAGGGCGACGACGAGGTCAGCGTCAAGG is a genomic window containing:
- a CDS encoding DUF2786 domain-containing protein, producing the protein MSDDNRLARIRKLLAQAEDPACTPAEAEAFTAKAADLMARYGIDEALLAQSDPGRDPMGDRVVDLLAPYGYEKAWLGAELRRRAALSQRDQEGAPCWQQHLLVALVRPCVRPHPGRDPADQPVGAGQP
- the clpB gene encoding ATP-dependent chaperone ClpB — translated: MSQFGAEKFTTRSREVIEAAQLSATKAGNTQTEPIHLLVALLRQEEGTAKSLVTKSGVEVGSLTATAERVQGALPTASGQTVQQPAASASLTRVLAAALDLASSMKDDYVATEHLLIGLATVESSAQQVLLDAGLSADGLREGLTAVRGNRRVTSPEAESTYEALEKFSVDLTAAAEDGKLDPVIGRDAEIRRVIQVLSRRTKNNPVLIGEPGVGKTAVVEGLAQRIVAGDVPDSLKGRRLLSLDLAGMVAGAKYRGEFEERLKAVLDEIKEAGGQVITFIDELHTVVGAGAGGDSSMDAGNMLKPMLARGELHMIGATTLDEFRERIEKDPALERRFQQVFVGEPSVEDTIQILRGIQEKYEAHHGVRITDAALVAAATLSDRYITGRQLPDKAIDLIDEASSRLRMEIESSPEEIDQLRRQVDRFKMEQFALEKETDPASVERLAALRQELADAEEELRGLENRWERERDQLQGEGELRRALDQLKIEADKFLREGNLEAASKIRYESIPELEKKIAEVEMAEQADFEPLVGEEVGAEQIAEVVEAWTGIPTGKMLQGETAKLLEMEQVIGERLIGQKAAVNAVSDAVRRSRAGIADPNRPTGSFLFLGPTGTGKTELAKSLADFLFDDERAIIRIDMSEYSEKHSVSRLVGAPPGYVGYDEGGQLTEAVRRRPYSVVLLDEVEKAHPEVFDILLQVLDDGRLTDGQGRTVDFRNTLLILTSNLGSNFLVDPTMSPEAKHEAVMGVVRASFKPEFLNRLDEVVMFEALSKADLAHIVGLQLALLEKRLAVRRIAIVVSDAARQWLADTGYDPAYGARPLRRLIQTAIGDPLARMLISGQVVDGGTVSVDVGEDGLTLRT